The Panicum hallii strain FIL2 chromosome 9, PHallii_v3.1, whole genome shotgun sequence genome has a window encoding:
- the LOC112872631 gene encoding expansin-A31-like: MATASWLGLWGVLAACAAAGAAAWSPGTATFYGGADGSGTMGGACGYGNLYNAGYGVNNAALSTALFNDGASCGQCYTITCDGSRPGGQYCKPGNSVTVTATNLCPPNYALPNGGWCGPGRPHFDMAQPAWEHIGIVQAGIIPVMYQQVKCSRSGGVRFGVAGSNYFLLVNIQNLAGSGSVAAAWVKGDKTGWIQMSRNWGANWQALAGLVGQGLSFAVTSTGGQYIQFLNVAPAWWQFGQTYTTYQQFVY, translated from the coding sequence ATGGCGACGGCGAGCTGGCTGGGCCTGTGGGGCGTCCTGGCGGCTTGCGCCGCagccggcgcggcggcctgGTCGCCGGGCACGGCGACCTTCTACGGCGGGGCCGACGGGTCCGGGACAATGGGCGGCGCGTGCGGGTACGGCAACCTGTACAACGCCGGGTACGGCGTCAACAACGCGGCGCTGAGCACGGCGCTGTTCAACGACGGCGCGTCGTGCGGGCAGTGCTACACCATCACGTGCGACGGCTCACGGCCGGGCGGCCAGTACTGCAAGCCCGGCAACAGCGTCACCGTCACGGCCACCAACCTGTGCCCGCCAAACTACGCGCTGCCCAACGGCGGCTGGTGCGGCCCGGGGCGCCCCCACTTCGACATGGCGCAGCCGGCGTGGGAGCACATCGGCATCGTCCAGGCCGGCATCATCCCGGTCATGTACCAGCAGGTCAAGTGCTCGCGCAGCGGCGGCGTGCGCTTCGGCGTCGCCGGCTCCAACTACTTCCTGCTCGTCAACATCCAGAACCTCGCCGGCAGCGGCTCCGTGGCGGCGGCATGGGTAAAGGGCGACAAGACTGGCTGGATCCAGATGTCAAGGAACTGGGGTGCCAACTGGCAGGCGCTCGCCGGGCTCGTCGGCCAGGGGCTCAGCTTCGCCGTGACCAGCACCGGCGGGCAGTACATCCAGTTCCTAAACGTGGCGCCGGCGTGGTGGCAGTTCGGCCAGACCTACACCACCTACCAACAGTTCGTCTACTGA